From Toxorhynchites rutilus septentrionalis strain SRP chromosome 2, ASM2978413v1, whole genome shotgun sequence, a single genomic window includes:
- the LOC129770577 gene encoding uncharacterized protein LOC129770577 — protein sequence METNQAVEDCMMCMRVDKTQQYNEREEIFQYDTKRSIFDIEIPRKRKMADSLKPAAVPTLAEFLACHDGFHLTKNILLWKEIQCVVVDEWDAMTDDDGDDDEDCKLVIDEGMENELVMNENDAVIDYQMRSIDGSLNVKDSIDLSSKPEEYSILIDDQFYELFDM from the exons ATG GAAACCAATCAAGCTGTAGAAGATTGTATGATGTGCATGCGAGTCGATAAAACTCAACAATATAATGAAAGAGAGGAGATTTTTCAGTATGACACCAAGAGATCTATTTTCGATATTGAAATACCTCGAAAACGCAAAATGGCGGACTCGTTAAAACCGGCCGCTGTTCCTACCTTAGCCGAATTCCTCGCATGTCACGATGGTTTTCATTTGACGAAAAATATTCTGTTATGGAAGGAGATCCAATGTGTGGTTGTTGATGAGTGGGATGCGATGAcggatgatgatggtgatgacgATGAAGACTGTAAACTAGTGATCGATGAAGGAATGGAAAACGAACTAGTAATGAATGAAAACGATGCCGTTATTGACTATCAAATGCGCTCTATCGACGGTTCCCTGAATGTGAAGGACAGTATAGATCTTAGTTCAAAACCAGAGGAATATAGCATTTTGATTGACGATCAGTTCTACGAATTATTTGATATGTGA